In Arthrobacter citreus, a single genomic region encodes these proteins:
- a CDS encoding HK97 family phage prohead protease, with translation MDNKEKRSLTLVPEIRAKNSEDESSKIVGYAVKWGQRSNTIGYYYKFEERFEKGAFFDAINGDVIAAWNHDWNEILGRSTSGTLLLEEDDIGLRYEITMPSWADKYVETIQRGDVSGSSFTFVPEVEEWDETNEVALRTIKKAKLYEVSPVIFPAYPQSEAGVRSMEEVFEEFQRSRNPNEKEFSKKLDLMRKKLDLSEKL, from the coding sequence ATGGACAACAAGGAAAAACGAAGTCTAACACTAGTACCGGAGATTCGGGCGAAGAATAGTGAAGATGAATCAAGTAAGATTGTCGGCTATGCAGTGAAATGGGGACAACGCTCCAATACAATTGGATATTACTACAAATTTGAGGAGCGCTTTGAAAAAGGCGCTTTTTTTGATGCCATTAACGGTGATGTGATCGCAGCCTGGAATCATGATTGGAACGAAATTTTAGGTCGTTCTACTTCCGGGACACTCTTATTAGAAGAGGATGACATTGGGTTAAGGTATGAAATTACAATGCCTTCATGGGCTGACAAGTATGTTGAGACTATTCAACGTGGCGATGTATCTGGTTCATCATTCACTTTCGTGCCAGAAGTAGAAGAATGGGATGAAACAAATGAAGTTGCTTTAAGGACCATTAAAAAAGCAAAACTTTATGAAGTAAGTCCTGTTATTTTCCCGGCATATCCTCAGTCAGAAGCTGGCGTTAGGTCAATGGAAGAGGTTTTTGAAGAATTTCAACGGTCTAGGAATCCAAATGAAAAGGAATTTTCAAAAAAGCTTGATTTAATGCGTAAGAAGCTAGATTTATCAGAAAAACTATAA
- a CDS encoding phage major capsid protein, whose product MKKIIELRQKRAKVVAESRQLIDDAEKRGGFTAEDEVSYDRMNTEIDTLTKDIERHERQYQLEQENNEYRDASGAGLVGGEQRNESPENVPFTQREEYRSAFNKFLVSGMAELNNKERTILGQGRAQMEGRALSAVTGSAGGFTVPQGFYNSLIESLKAFGGMRKVKSTILRTATGNTLPIPKVDDTANVGAIVGENTAAGNATDAVFSQLNLGAYKYTSKVFLIPIELLQDSAFDIEAYIRKIIATRIGRITNTHFTVGTGTGQPTGVLTNATLGKTGTTGQTTSIVYDDLIDLIHSVDPAYREAGDCEFMLNDNSLKAIRKLKDSQGNPLWQPGLVQGAPDKILNYNYTINQDMPTMAANAKSLLFGDLSTFIIRDVMDLSIFRMGEKFIDSGQVGFVAFSRHDSVLTDTAAVKYYANSAT is encoded by the coding sequence ATGAAGAAAATTATTGAGCTAAGACAAAAACGAGCAAAAGTTGTCGCTGAATCAAGACAATTAATTGATGATGCAGAAAAAAGAGGCGGTTTTACCGCAGAAGATGAAGTATCTTATGATCGTATGAATACAGAAATTGATACTTTAACGAAAGATATCGAGCGTCATGAGCGTCAATATCAACTTGAGCAAGAAAATAATGAGTACCGTGATGCTTCTGGCGCAGGTTTAGTAGGTGGTGAACAACGTAATGAATCACCAGAAAACGTACCATTTACCCAACGTGAAGAGTATCGTTCAGCGTTTAACAAGTTTTTAGTCTCTGGTATGGCTGAATTAAATAATAAAGAACGTACAATTCTTGGTCAAGGAAGAGCTCAAATGGAAGGCCGTGCACTTTCTGCGGTAACGGGCTCAGCTGGTGGATTCACAGTACCACAAGGCTTTTATAATTCATTAATTGAATCGTTAAAAGCGTTTGGTGGCATGCGAAAAGTAAAATCTACAATTCTTCGTACAGCTACAGGTAATACATTGCCGATTCCAAAAGTAGATGACACTGCAAACGTGGGTGCTATCGTTGGTGAGAATACAGCTGCAGGTAATGCGACTGATGCAGTATTCAGCCAATTAAATCTAGGAGCTTACAAATATACTTCAAAAGTATTTTTAATTCCTATTGAACTATTACAAGATTCAGCTTTTGACATCGAGGCGTATATCCGTAAAATTATTGCAACTCGTATCGGCCGAATCACAAACACACATTTCACAGTGGGTACTGGCACTGGACAACCTACAGGTGTACTGACAAATGCAACGTTAGGTAAAACAGGAACAACTGGACAAACGACTTCAATCGTTTATGATGATTTAATCGATTTAATTCATTCTGTAGATCCAGCTTATCGAGAAGCAGGGGATTGCGAGTTCATGCTGAATGACAACTCTTTAAAAGCGATTCGAAAATTAAAAGATTCTCAAGGCAATCCATTATGGCAACCAGGCTTAGTACAAGGGGCACCAGATAAAATTCTTAACTACAATTACACGATTAACCAAGACATGCCTACAATGGCAGCGAATGCTAAGTCTCTTCTTTTCGGTGACTTATCTACATTCATTATTCGTGATGTTATGGACCTTTCTATCTTCCGTATGGGTGAGAAGTTTATCGATTCTGGACAAGTAGGATTTGTAGCATTCAGCCGACATGACTCAGTTTTAACTGATACTGCAGCTGTAAAATATTATGCAAACTCTGCTACTTAA
- a CDS encoding RusA family crossover junction endodeoxyribonuclease: MSNQINFTIYGEPVAQGRPKFSTFGGNVRAYDPKKSKEFKEYCKLAAADHRPEQLLEGPLKLEVKVYKSILKSFSKKKAIEAEQGILRPTTKPDVDNYVKGVKDALKSIIWKDDNQVVELTVSKWYSNSPRIEVTINQLF; encoded by the coding sequence ATGAGTAATCAAATTAATTTCACAATATACGGAGAACCAGTGGCGCAAGGGAGACCAAAGTTTAGTACTTTTGGTGGTAATGTCCGAGCTTATGATCCTAAAAAATCAAAAGAATTCAAGGAATACTGCAAACTAGCTGCAGCTGATCATAGACCAGAACAGCTTTTAGAAGGTCCATTAAAGTTAGAAGTTAAAGTTTATAAATCCATTTTAAAAAGCTTTTCAAAGAAAAAAGCAATTGAAGCCGAACAAGGCATTTTAAGGCCAACAACTAAGCCAGATGTAGACAACTACGTTAAAGGGGTTAAGGATGCTCTTAAATCAATCATTTGGAAAGATGACAACCAAGTTGTAGAGCTGACAGTTAGTAAATGGTATAGCAATTCACCGCGTATTGAAGTAACTATTAATCAATTATTCTAG
- a CDS encoding ArpU family transcriptional regulator translates to MNIEQLSFIDEVDEKKVRKAVIKQLKRFKALKVAVQNRDEQLAEGVTNPFPKIVDKEKEKRFKVKQMERALEYALDDIEREIIEKKYLSPNRIKDINIYPELGLNKDQFYEYKRQAIFAIAEALNIV, encoded by the coding sequence ATGAATATTGAACAACTTTCATTTATTGATGAAGTAGATGAGAAAAAGGTTAGAAAAGCTGTTATTAAACAGCTAAAACGATTCAAGGCTTTAAAAGTTGCTGTACAAAATAGAGATGAACAATTAGCTGAAGGTGTAACGAATCCATTTCCTAAGATCGTTGATAAAGAAAAGGAAAAACGATTTAAAGTAAAGCAAATGGAAAGAGCTTTGGAGTATGCATTAGATGATATTGAACGTGAGATAATCGAAAAGAAATACTTGTCTCCAAATCGAATAAAGGATATTAATATTTATCCCGAACTTGGATTAAATAAGGATCAATTCTATGAGTATAAAAGACAAGCAATCTTTGCAATTGCTGAAGCACTCAACATTGTTTGA
- a CDS encoding phage head closure protein, translated as MRVGRMNNKITIQSPPIGRDSTGQRTVNVVWNDVRTVWASKDSLIGKEFYAANQTQNSVEVKFRTYFYSGMNNTMRIVHGIDTYEVISVSDPEDLKKELLWYCKKVKK; from the coding sequence ATGAGGGTTGGCCGTATGAACAATAAAATTACAATCCAATCTCCTCCAATAGGAAGAGATTCTACAGGTCAAAGAACCGTAAATGTTGTATGGAATGATGTTCGCACAGTTTGGGCATCTAAAGATTCTTTGATTGGTAAAGAGTTTTATGCTGCTAATCAGACTCAAAATAGTGTCGAAGTAAAATTTCGCACCTATTTCTATTCAGGAATGAATAATACCATGAGAATAGTTCATGGAATTGATACTTACGAAGTAATAAGTGTAAGTGATCCAGAAGATTTGAAGAAAGAATTACTTTGGTACTGTAAGAAGGTGAAGAAGTAA
- a CDS encoding helix-turn-helix domain containing protein translates to MKKDSLIAPTRKRKKVVIVLEELDFTWDESEVKEFVRLWKEGASIWDLAKTFQRPQAEIALLIMDQVIKGRIKPRKIGLG, encoded by the coding sequence ATGAAAAAAGATAGCCTCATAGCACCAACAAGAAAACGTAAAAAAGTTGTTATAGTCTTGGAAGAGCTAGATTTCACTTGGGACGAATCAGAGGTAAAAGAATTTGTGAGACTTTGGAAAGAAGGTGCAAGTATTTGGGATTTGGCAAAAACCTTCCAAAGACCTCAAGCAGAAATAGCTTTACTCATTATGGACCAAGTTATAAAAGGCAGAATCAAACCAAGAAAAATTGGTTTGGGTTAA
- a CDS encoding 2-methylcitrate dehydratase has translation MAYVEFNALVKKVNLKPKGVKEIVLEINGTALDGKLDQLSEMIDQKVEVNLDSLVVNYNVTINAKTNKPVTEYKVDDKGVVSEVQPTHEQLEADLELPPEKVKTRVEEEQLNREIVDNFILSGLSPNYTDLPYDFANIVKRKIEGESYYKLANELGISSGKIVELVDEYRKRVAASAVAWHEWKENQETNSSSDKDKAESNEEAVPEEQISETVGENEVETSDEEDVDIDFDSFDSEEF, from the coding sequence ATGGCATACGTTGAGTTTAATGCATTAGTTAAAAAGGTAAATCTTAAACCAAAAGGTGTAAAAGAAATTGTTTTAGAAATAAACGGTACTGCTTTGGATGGAAAGTTAGACCAGCTCTCAGAAATGATTGACCAAAAAGTTGAAGTTAATTTAGATTCGTTAGTTGTTAATTACAACGTAACTATAAATGCTAAAACAAATAAACCTGTCACTGAATACAAAGTTGATGATAAAGGTGTTGTTTCAGAAGTACAGCCTACACATGAGCAACTAGAAGCTGATTTAGAGCTACCACCAGAAAAAGTAAAAACTCGTGTTGAAGAAGAACAATTGAATCGTGAAATCGTAGATAACTTCATTTTGAGTGGATTATCACCAAATTATACAGATTTACCATATGACTTTGCGAACATCGTAAAACGAAAAATCGAAGGCGAATCATACTATAAATTGGCTAACGAATTAGGAATTTCTTCTGGGAAGATTGTTGAGTTAGTGGACGAGTATCGTAAACGTGTAGCTGCATCTGCTGTAGCGTGGCATGAGTGGAAAGAAAACCAAGAGACAAATAGTTCTTCAGATAAGGATAAAGCTGAAAGCAACGAAGAAGCTGTTCCAGAAGAACAGATTTCAGAAACGGTTGGAGAAAATGAAGTGGAAACTTCTGATGAAGAAGACGTTGATATAGATTTTGATTCGTTTGATAGCGAAGAATTTTAA
- a CDS encoding phage portal protein, with product MGFLTSLFEKRDLPLSQATSGSWLYDLWTGGKTASGQSVNEFRAMQQATVYACQRIIGETIASLECRVYKKSSNGSKELAVKHPLWSVVHHKPNTEIPAFNFWETMVHHLLSYGNAYAEIVRDGNGKIVELWPLLPDQTTLERNPKTLMLCYRTIIPTTNEQVVLPFEKVLHIAGLGYDGRQGYSPIQLMRETLGLTLSLEEYGARYFGNGAKPGGVIEHPGNLSEPAQNNLRSSWNEMHEGLSNSHRIAILEEGMKYHQLGLAPEDSQFLESRSFQKREIAQIYRVPPHMIGDLEKASFASMEQQSLEFVQNCIRPWLERIEQAIRFKCIADIEMDKIIVEFNVNSILRGDSKTRNEVLQIKRQNGVITANEWREAEGDNPSDDEAADKLLVNSAMVAVNAVINPIDQSPKGGEGEDGQQGKTKSNTSTGDSGEE from the coding sequence ATGGGCTTCCTTACAAGTTTATTCGAAAAAAGAGATTTACCTTTATCACAAGCAACAAGTGGTAGCTGGCTTTATGATTTATGGACTGGTGGGAAAACTGCTTCAGGTCAATCGGTTAATGAATTTAGGGCAATGCAACAGGCAACTGTTTATGCTTGTCAAAGAATTATAGGTGAAACGATCGCATCGTTAGAGTGCAGAGTGTATAAGAAAAGCTCTAATGGTAGTAAAGAATTAGCAGTAAAACATCCCTTGTGGTCAGTCGTACATCATAAACCTAATACAGAAATACCTGCTTTTAATTTTTGGGAAACGATGGTTCATCATTTATTATCTTATGGGAATGCTTATGCTGAGATTGTAAGAGATGGAAATGGAAAAATCGTTGAATTATGGCCACTTTTACCGGATCAAACCACTTTAGAGAGAAATCCAAAGACTTTAATGCTTTGTTATCGGACGATTATTCCTACAACTAACGAGCAAGTAGTACTTCCCTTCGAAAAGGTGCTGCATATTGCAGGTTTAGGTTACGATGGCCGTCAAGGTTATAGTCCAATTCAATTAATGCGAGAAACATTAGGATTAACTCTTTCACTTGAAGAATATGGTGCTAGATATTTTGGGAACGGAGCAAAACCTGGTGGAGTCATCGAACATCCTGGTAATTTATCCGAACCAGCGCAAAATAATCTAAGAAGTTCTTGGAATGAAATGCATGAAGGATTATCTAATAGTCATAGAATTGCAATCCTTGAAGAAGGGATGAAGTACCATCAACTAGGACTTGCACCAGAAGATAGTCAATTCCTTGAGAGTAGATCATTCCAAAAGCGTGAAATAGCTCAGATTTATCGAGTTCCACCGCATATGATTGGTGATTTAGAAAAAGCTTCTTTTGCAAGTATGGAGCAACAGTCCTTAGAGTTCGTTCAAAACTGTATAAGACCATGGCTCGAAAGGATTGAACAAGCAATTCGTTTTAAATGTATAGCAGACATCGAAATGGACAAAATCATTGTTGAATTCAATGTAAACTCCATTCTTCGGGGTGACTCTAAAACGCGCAATGAAGTACTTCAAATTAAGCGTCAAAACGGTGTAATTACTGCTAACGAATGGAGAGAAGCCGAAGGGGATAATCCAAGCGATGATGAAGCTGCAGATAAATTATTGGTGAATAGCGCCATGGTTGCTGTAAATGCGGTAATCAATCCAATCGACCAATCACCGAAAGGAGGTGAAGGAGAAGATGGACAACAAGGAAAAACGAAGTCTAACACTAGTACCGGAGATTCGGGCGAAGAATAG
- a CDS encoding ATP-binding protein, with translation MEDLQTIIERTQQAYQQSKNKNDSSKKTDSHSSNDKCPECKGTGWILYVKKINEEFYEYAKECNCAEKIKLNNRIVSSSIPDEFIDCKFSNYVKNNPIQNKMYETASDYLKTLKDAPIDDRKQKDTAIQKLGSFGFIATYGEQLIKELPTQQKAEVLRKHNSYGLGKTHLQAAQAKWLMNKGFTVWMVSDVVFMDDLTKSKMQNDQGESFNKLMHKAINVDFLVWDDIGKSKTTEAKEAIYYQIINERYKSKKPIIFSSNEDENTLRNKIGFATGSRLIGMSKSFLLACEGNDYRFGS, from the coding sequence ATGGAAGATCTTCAAACAATAATAGAGCGAACTCAACAGGCTTATCAACAATCGAAGAACAAGAACGATTCATCGAAGAAAACAGACTCCCATTCATCAAACGATAAATGTCCAGAATGTAAAGGTACTGGTTGGATTTTATATGTAAAAAAAATTAATGAAGAATTCTACGAATATGCAAAAGAGTGTAACTGTGCAGAAAAAATAAAATTAAACAATCGTATCGTCAGCTCATCGATCCCTGATGAATTTATAGATTGTAAGTTTAGTAATTACGTTAAGAATAATCCTATTCAAAATAAAATGTACGAAACTGCAAGTGATTATTTAAAAACACTAAAAGATGCTCCTATAGATGATCGTAAGCAAAAAGATACAGCCATACAAAAATTAGGTAGTTTTGGGTTTATTGCAACCTATGGAGAGCAATTAATAAAGGAGTTACCTACTCAACAAAAAGCAGAAGTATTAAGGAAACATAATTCCTATGGATTAGGGAAAACACATCTACAAGCTGCGCAAGCTAAATGGCTTATGAATAAAGGATTTACGGTATGGATGGTTAGTGATGTAGTCTTTATGGATGATTTAACGAAGTCAAAAATGCAGAACGATCAAGGGGAATCTTTTAATAAGTTGATGCACAAAGCAATAAATGTAGATTTCTTAGTTTGGGACGATATAGGGAAAAGCAAGACTACTGAAGCTAAAGAAGCAATCTACTACCAAATTATTAATGAACGGTATAAATCTAAAAAACCTATCATTTTTTCTAGTAATGAAGATGAGAATACTTTGCGTAACAAAATCGGATTTGCAACTGGAAGTAGATTAATAGGAATGAGCAAATCGTTTTTACTAGCCTGCGAAGGGAATGATTATCGATTTGGAAGTTAA
- a CDS encoding HK97 gp10 family phage protein: MVEIEGYRQLQQELGHLEKLPQKIVTKAARKGANVVFKQAKKEAPVEIGNLKKGVILRPERTRTKGKKVFQVVMDRAFNRIFVKASKSGKRAYYPASQEYGFFSRGPNGSRGRYIPGDNYLRGSNASKKGEANQIIIRTMLDEVDKIL; this comes from the coding sequence ATGGTCGAAATTGAAGGATATAGGCAATTACAACAAGAACTAGGCCATCTGGAAAAATTACCACAAAAAATAGTCACTAAAGCAGCTCGTAAGGGTGCTAATGTCGTATTTAAACAAGCGAAAAAAGAAGCTCCAGTAGAAATTGGAAACCTTAAAAAAGGAGTTATCTTAAGGCCTGAAAGAACTAGGACTAAGGGTAAGAAAGTATTCCAAGTGGTAATGGATAGAGCGTTTAACCGTATCTTTGTAAAGGCGAGTAAAAGTGGTAAAAGAGCATATTATCCAGCATCTCAAGAATATGGGTTTTTTAGTCGTGGTCCTAATGGGTCAAGAGGAAGATATATTCCAGGTGATAACTATTTACGTGGATCCAACGCTTCTAAAAAAGGTGAAGCTAATCAAATTATTATTCGAACTATGCTTGATGAGGTGGATAAAATTTTATGA
- a CDS encoding phage terminase small subunit P27 family, with translation MAGQKQPIDLLLIKGKKHFTKKEIEERKATEVKAPSDKVKPPAYLPSNLKREFKKIADELMQIGIMTNLDVDALARFLIAKNMYVKISNQLIDLDPISEKFETLIAHQDKFFKQSRQSAMDLGLTISSRCKLVIPKNDEDKEKTASQKRFGDRI, from the coding sequence GTGGCGGGACAAAAACAACCAATTGATTTATTGCTTATCAAAGGGAAGAAGCATTTCACTAAAAAAGAAATCGAGGAGCGGAAAGCAACAGAAGTTAAAGCTCCATCGGATAAGGTCAAACCACCTGCTTACCTTCCGAGTAACTTGAAAAGGGAATTTAAAAAAATAGCTGACGAGTTAATGCAAATCGGGATTATGACAAATCTTGATGTTGATGCATTAGCTCGTTTTTTAATTGCTAAAAATATGTACGTGAAAATCTCAAATCAGTTAATCGATTTGGATCCAATAAGTGAGAAGTTTGAAACACTTATAGCTCACCAGGATAAATTCTTCAAGCAATCTAGACAATCAGCGATGGATTTAGGATTAACTATTTCTTCTAGATGTAAGTTAGTTATTCCTAAGAATGATGAAGATAAAGAAAAGACTGCTTCGCAAAAGAGATTCGGTGATCGTATATGA
- a CDS encoding HNH endonuclease, which yields MPLKPLRPCNKHGCPNLTRNSYCDEHQYIKEQQDMLRAKRYDQYKRDQRSKSFYDSTLWKKVRDSVMRRDLGLCQQCKREDKVILADVVHHIVEVKVDWSKRLDKNNLEALCHSCHNKVDHKEQ from the coding sequence ATCCCATTAAAACCATTAAGGCCATGTAACAAACATGGATGTCCTAATTTAACACGCAATTCATATTGCGATGAACATCAATATATTAAAGAACAACAGGACATGCTTCGTGCTAAACGATACGATCAATACAAGCGTGACCAACGAAGCAAATCATTCTATGATTCTACCTTATGGAAGAAGGTAAGAGACTCAGTGATGAGAAGAGACCTTGGCCTATGCCAGCAATGTAAACGTGAAGATAAGGTAATCTTGGCTGATGTGGTCCATCATATTGTAGAGGTTAAAGTGGACTGGTCAAAACGATTAGATAAGAATAACCTTGAGGCGTTGTGCCATTCGTGCCATAACAAGGTAGACCATAAGGAGCAATAG
- a CDS encoding phage gp6-like head-tail connector protein, protein MLALNEAKSFLRVDFDDDDTDINSLVLAADLFVVGASSQNVNKESELYKLACKLLVSHWYLNREVVGKADKLAFSLNEILFQLKYTTVAP, encoded by the coding sequence ATGCTAGCGCTGAATGAAGCAAAATCTTTCTTAAGAGTTGATTTTGATGATGATGATACAGATATTAATAGTTTGGTACTGGCTGCTGATCTATTTGTGGTTGGAGCATCAAGCCAAAATGTAAATAAAGAAAGTGAACTTTATAAATTAGCTTGTAAATTACTAGTGAGTCATTGGTATTTAAACCGGGAAGTTGTCGGAAAGGCCGATAAACTTGCATTTTCTTTAAATGAAATCTTATTTCAGTTGAAATATACTACGGTGGCACCATGA
- a CDS encoding terminase large subunit — protein MTPIERVWEYANKIVVGKLVACKKHIWAAQRFINDINRTQDDDCPFTFDVDILEDFNEWAKEFKHSEGVLAGQPIILTDFQLFIVANIFCFINKKNGSRRFRKVYIQLARKNAKSQLLALIATYETFLSDEKHRVYITGWSKEQSDEVYNAVLDQIRNTDILKGTYKDSYGKVTRIRTNSIIQPLSKETRKLGDGKNPSVGIVDEYHAHETSEIYDVILSGMVARKSPLMVVITTAGFDLSRPCFKEYQYVTKVLDPDNTAVENDDYFALICELDEGDDIKDERNWIKANPIVATYEEGLDSLRSDIKVALEQPEKMRGFMTKNMNIWVDKKENGYMEMSKWNLCETKFDLESFRNTKVFVGVDLSAKEDLTSVTFMGRLDGKFAAVHHSFIPEDKYNQRMAIQDIRFDLFVESGHLTIIPGAVIDQEDVEKFIEDKVKEYSLDVIELCYDEWNASQFAINMEKKGYTCVIIPQYLKVLAEPTADWRIQVYKGNAAHQGDGLLTWAVSNAVTIMDPNANFKLDKKRSPDKIDPIASLLNAYTRAMRGLPLPSVYEERGFVSL, from the coding sequence ATGACACCGATTGAAAGAGTTTGGGAATATGCCAATAAAATCGTTGTTGGTAAATTAGTCGCTTGCAAAAAGCACATTTGGGCAGCGCAACGATTTATTAATGATATTAATCGAACACAAGATGATGATTGCCCTTTTACTTTTGATGTAGATATACTTGAAGATTTTAATGAGTGGGCGAAAGAATTTAAACACTCTGAGGGTGTATTGGCAGGACAACCGATTATCTTAACTGATTTTCAATTGTTTATCGTTGCTAATATATTTTGCTTTATAAATAAGAAAAATGGATCTAGACGATTTCGTAAGGTCTATATTCAGTTAGCGCGTAAAAATGCAAAGTCACAGCTCCTAGCATTAATCGCAACATATGAAACATTCTTAAGTGATGAGAAACACAGGGTATATATAACCGGTTGGTCTAAAGAACAATCTGATGAGGTATACAATGCGGTTTTAGACCAAATAAGAAATACTGACATTCTTAAAGGTACCTACAAAGACTCTTACGGGAAAGTTACCAGAATTAGAACAAACTCTATTATCCAACCACTTTCTAAAGAAACTAGGAAGTTGGGGGATGGAAAGAATCCATCTGTAGGTATTGTCGATGAATACCATGCTCATGAAACATCTGAAATTTATGATGTCATACTATCAGGGATGGTTGCCCGTAAAAGTCCTTTAATGGTTGTAATTACGACAGCGGGATTTGATTTATCTAGACCATGCTTTAAAGAATATCAGTATGTAACGAAAGTATTAGATCCTGATAATACTGCAGTAGAAAATGATGACTATTTTGCTCTAATTTGTGAACTTGATGAAGGTGACGACATTAAGGATGAACGTAATTGGATAAAAGCAAATCCAATTGTAGCTACATATGAAGAAGGATTAGATTCACTACGTTCTGATATAAAAGTAGCTTTGGAACAACCAGAAAAAATGCGTGGATTCATGACAAAGAACATGAATATCTGGGTAGACAAGAAAGAAAATGGTTACATGGAAATGAGTAAGTGGAACCTATGTGAAACAAAATTCGATTTAGAAAGCTTTAGAAATACTAAAGTTTTTGTTGGAGTCGATTTATCTGCTAAGGAAGACTTAACCAGTGTTACTTTTATGGGAAGACTAGACGGAAAGTTTGCTGCAGTACATCATTCTTTTATTCCTGAAGATAAATACAATCAGAGAATGGCAATTCAAGATATTCGTTTTGATTTATTCGTAGAAAGTGGACACTTAACAATTATACCTGGTGCAGTTATTGATCAAGAAGATGTTGAAAAGTTCATCGAGGATAAAGTAAAAGAATACAGTCTAGATGTTATTGAGCTATGTTATGACGAATGGAATGCTTCCCAATTTGCGATAAATATGGAGAAAAAGGGTTATACATGCGTAATTATTCCTCAATATTTAAAAGTTTTAGCTGAACCTACTGCAGATTGGAGAATACAAGTTTACAAAGGAAATGCAGCACATCAAGGTGATGGATTGTTAACTTGGGCAGTTTCTAATGCAGTTACGATTATGGATCCAAACGCTAACTTTAAATTAGATAAAAAACGAAGTCCGGATAAAATTGACCCGATTGCTTCACTATTAAATGCATACACTCGAGCGATGAGAGGTTTACCATTACCTAGTGTGTATGAAGAAAGAGGATTTGTTTCGCTATAA
- a CDS encoding DnaD domain protein, producing MTGWISLHRKVRDHWLFEEKRSFSKFEAWVDLLMEVNHQDNKVLLGNELIEVKRGQKVTSMEQLALRWGWSKDKTYKFVKLLESEQMIERKSNTKRTVLTIVNYDIYQLSEVPKHTPNEHKNYANSTPTDTNNNVNNVNNVNKVSSSNSPEQVWENLRLGNITPQLGLNINGWIDDGFSEDIIIKAMQITADAGKHSWNYTNGILVNWYKAGCRSLAEVETYQEQEKRKREERINGRSSNNNRANSTGLSTIEEQERFIEENRLPFIKR from the coding sequence ATGACTGGATGGATTTCACTTCATAGGAAGGTCAGGGATCATTGGTTATTTGAAGAAAAACGGTCGTTCTCTAAATTTGAAGCCTGGGTTGACCTTCTTATGGAGGTTAACCACCAGGACAATAAAGTCCTATTAGGCAATGAATTAATTGAAGTTAAAAGAGGTCAAAAAGTAACTTCAATGGAGCAATTAGCACTGCGTTGGGGATGGAGTAAGGACAAAACATACAAGTTTGTGAAGTTGTTGGAATCGGAGCAAATGATAGAGCGAAAAAGCAACACCAAAAGAACGGTCTTAACCATTGTCAATTATGACATTTATCAACTTTCTGAAGTACCAAAACATACGCCGAACGAACACAAAAACTACGCTAACAGTACGCCGACCGACACAAACAATAATGTTAATAATGTTAATAACGTAAATAAGGTAAGTAGTAGTAATAGCCCTGAGCAAGTTTGGGAAAATTTAAGGCTTGGAAATATTACCCCTCAATTAGGTCTAAACATTAATGGTTGGATAGATGATGGATTTTCGGAAGATATCATCATTAAAGCCATGCAAATAACAGCTGATGCAGGAAAACATAGTTGGAACTATACAAACGGTATTTTAGTGAATTGGTATAAAGCTGGTTGTAGATCTTTAGCAGAAGTTGAAACATATCAAGAACAAGAAAAAAGAAAACGAGAGGAGCGTATCAATGGAAGATCTTCAAACAATAATAGAGCGAACTCAACAGGCTTATCAACAATCGAAGAACAAGAACGATTCATCGAAGAAAACAGACTCCCATTCATCAAACGATAA